The following are encoded in a window of Planctomycetia bacterium genomic DNA:
- a CDS encoding prolyl oligopeptidase family serine peptidase: MMPLRKLLCAVSIAWGSLLGSDIATAAETEAWPPWIVRRLPPVVAPLGAADLAKAKAALAEINEALGPVVKPWSEKDALRPDVEIFRKAIDLALRHNEFFKPDADLKRVEALKKIALERAAALASGKAPWAETRGVVVRGFRSLIDDSVQPYALVIPEKLDLTKPVPLYVWLHGRGDTQCDLQFIAGFLGTKAPGPLQPENAIVLHPFGRYCNGFKSAGEIDVLEAIADVSKNYKIDDDRIVMAGFSMGGAGAWHMGAHFADRWCAVHPGAGFVDVRRYQNITPDKMPPSYEQTLWGLYDVPDYRRNLLNVPVIAYSGADDKQKAAADIMEQALAEEGLKIPHLIGPGVGHKYHPETLAEIQRRLADIVSKGRDKNPSRTSLQTKTLRYDKMGIVLATGLEKHWDDSRIDLVRNGEKIVVRTKNISSFAINEPIAAEIEVDGQTIDSPFLFVKENGVWKNSLWKDFVKAIAGRKSPVLQGPIDDAFRSRFTVVPPDAKTNGAGIDRWAEFESQHFLSRWCELMRGEPLRKSASKVNDEDIATSNLVLWGTPHTNPLIAKILDKLPIRWTDKVVGIGDLEFDATKVVPVLIYPNPLNREKYVALNSGLTFREAVDRTNSLQNPKLPDWAFIDTTQPPTDELPGKVVAAGFFDEEWKYVPKDTAK, from the coding sequence GAAACCGAAGCTTGGCCGCCGTGGATCGTGCGCAGGTTGCCGCCGGTGGTTGCTCCGCTCGGCGCTGCCGATCTCGCCAAAGCGAAAGCCGCACTAGCCGAGATCAACGAGGCTTTGGGACCTGTCGTTAAGCCCTGGTCGGAGAAAGATGCGCTTCGGCCCGACGTGGAGATTTTTCGCAAGGCGATCGATCTGGCGCTTCGCCACAACGAGTTCTTCAAGCCCGACGCAGATCTTAAGCGGGTCGAGGCGTTGAAGAAGATCGCGCTGGAGCGGGCCGCGGCGCTCGCGAGCGGTAAGGCACCTTGGGCGGAAACCCGCGGCGTCGTGGTGCGCGGATTTCGCTCGCTCATCGACGACTCCGTGCAACCGTACGCTCTTGTAATACCCGAAAAGCTCGACCTCACGAAGCCGGTGCCGCTTTACGTTTGGCTGCATGGCCGGGGCGACACGCAGTGCGACTTGCAATTCATCGCTGGATTTCTCGGCACGAAAGCACCGGGACCGCTGCAGCCGGAGAATGCGATCGTGTTGCATCCCTTCGGGCGCTACTGCAACGGCTTTAAAAGCGCCGGAGAAATCGATGTGCTCGAAGCGATCGCCGATGTGTCGAAGAATTACAAGATCGATGACGATCGGATCGTGATGGCGGGCTTCTCGATGGGAGGAGCCGGAGCGTGGCACATGGGAGCGCATTTCGCCGATCGTTGGTGCGCGGTTCATCCCGGGGCCGGGTTCGTCGATGTGCGCCGTTATCAAAACATCACGCCGGACAAAATGCCGCCGTCGTACGAACAAACATTGTGGGGGCTCTACGATGTGCCCGACTACCGCCGCAATTTGTTGAACGTTCCGGTCATCGCCTACAGCGGCGCCGACGACAAGCAAAAGGCCGCGGCCGATATCATGGAGCAAGCCTTAGCCGAGGAAGGATTGAAGATTCCGCACTTGATCGGTCCTGGCGTTGGGCACAAGTATCATCCGGAAACTCTTGCCGAGATCCAGAGGCGGCTTGCCGATATCGTCTCCAAAGGTCGCGATAAGAACCCGTCGCGAACCTCGCTGCAAACGAAGACGTTGCGCTACGACAAGATGGGCATCGTCCTGGCGACCGGCTTGGAGAAGCATTGGGATGACTCGCGGATCGACCTGGTCAGGAACGGCGAGAAGATCGTCGTGCGCACGAAGAATATTTCGTCGTTCGCGATCAATGAGCCTATAGCCGCCGAAATCGAGGTCGACGGACAAACAATCGATTCGCCGTTTCTGTTCGTCAAAGAAAACGGCGTCTGGAAGAACAGCCTCTGGAAAGATTTCGTGAAAGCCATCGCCGGTCGGAAGTCGCCGGTTCTCCAAGGCCCGATCGACGATGCCTTTCGCTCTCGCTTCACCGTTGTGCCGCCGGATGCGAAGACGAACGGGGCCGGCATCGATCGTTGGGCGGAATTCGAATCGCAGCACTTCTTGAGTCGCTGGTGCGAGTTGATGCGCGGCGAGCCACTTCGTAAATCGGCTTCTAAAGTAAACGACGAAGATATCGCGACGAGTAACCTCGTTCTCTGGGGCACGCCGCACACGAATCCGTTGATCGCGAAAATTCTCGACAAGCTTCCGATTCGTTGGACCGACAAGGTTGTCGGAATCGGCGACTTGGAGTTCGATGCGACGAAGGTCGTGCCGGTGTTGATCTACCCGAACCCGCTTAATCGAGAGAAGTACGTCGCACTCAACAGCGGCCTCACTTTTCGCGAAGCGGTCGACCGGACGAACTCGCTCCAGAATCCTAAGCTCCCCGATTGGGCCTTCATCGACACGACGCAACCGCCGACGGACGAGCTGCCGGGCAAGGTCGTGGCGGCAGGGTTCTTCGATGAAGAGTGGAAGTACGTTCCGAAAGATACTGCCAAGTAA